Part of the Halobacteriovorax vibrionivorans genome, GTGCATCAGGGGCCAATTTATGAATTGGATCAAAATAAGTGAAAACTTTATCTGGTTTAACGTATGGTGCACGCCAAACAGAGATACCATTTTCTTGATCGTAGTATTCATAAGAAGCAACGTGACGCTTTCCACCACCACCAGGTAGGTCACAGACAAAAGTTGGAGTATTAAATCCAGCTGTTGTACCACGAACTGCTTTTTCCAATTCTTCACCTTCGCCAAGAGTTGTTCTGAAGTGTTCACATCCTGGCACCATATCGTGCATATAAACATAGTATGGTTGAATATTCATATAACCAAGTTTACGAGTTAGAAGTACCATCTCATCAACATGGTTATTTACACCTTCTTGAAGAACTGCTTGGTTACGAACTAAGATTCCTTCACTAAAGAGACGGTCCATGGCCATTTGAGACCACTTCGTAATTTCAAGCGGTGAAGAGAAGTGCGTATGAATTACCATTTGTTTTCCAAAGCCAATAGCAAGCTTATGAACCTTAACTAATGCTTCCATCCACTTATCATCTGTAAGAATCTTTTGAGGGAAAATTGCAATTCCCTTAGTAGCATAACGAATACGTCTAATATGAGGTATCTTTAATAAATTCTCACCAATGTATTGGATTTGTTTTGGGTTGAGCATGAAAGCATCACCACCAGAGATAACAACGTCTTCAACTTTTGGATGTTGAGCAAGATATGCAAATACATTATCCCAATGTTTTTGATTTGCTCCATAAGACTCTTTTTCAACAGACTCTGTAGAGCCACCAATAACACGTGATCGTGTACAGTAAGAACAATATACTGGACAAATCGTTAGCGGAAGAAAGAGTACCTTATCAGGGTAACGATGTGTCAGCATCGGCACTGGCGAGTCAACATCTTCACTAAGAGAGTCTGCCATATGCATAGGGTGATCTTCTAAGAACTGAGAGCCGATTGGTAAGAATTGTTTTCTTAGAGGACAATTCTCAGGATCGTCCCAATTAATAAGTGCAAAAACGTAAGGAGTGATTCTGATATTCATTGGAGTTATTTGTTGGCCTTTTTGTAGGTCTTCAAAAAACTCTTTTGAAATTTTATCACCTAGTACTTTTTTGACTTGGTCAATTTTACGAATTGAGTTTTTCAGCTGCCATAAGTGGTCAGAAAACTCTCCTCTTGTAACGCCTGCCCATGCAGGAATCTTTTGCCAGAAATCATCATTTCTAAAATTGCGATGTTCAAGATCTGGTATCTTTGAATGATCAATATTAGTCATATAAAAAATCCTTGAATGTAATTTGTAATATTATATCTCAAAATATTGCTTTTTAGGAAACGCTAATCGTGTCATTATAAATATATGGAAAAACCTAATTTAGACTTCAAGACAAACATTTTAGATAATGTAACTAGACAGATATCGACAAAAGACGTCAAAAGCTTTCTTCACGCCCAAGGCTACTATCATGGAAAAGATCGCTTCATGCAAATGGAGATGCTTAGACTAATTGCACAAGGTCGCCTATGTGAGTGTTTAAAAGATACAGAGGAAACATTTGCTATTGATAAATATATGCGTGAATTAGGAATAGACTATTTTGCGAGACAAGAGATAGACAATCTTGACGAGAAAACGTCTAATCTACTCAGCTATTATGTTAATGGAGTAAACAAGGCCATGAGCGAGGGCCTACCATTTGAGTTTAAGCTTCTCTCACACACGCCTCAAACTTGGAAAATTAGTGACACAATACTAACAATCAAGGCCATGAGCTTCCTCGGCCTGGCCCAAGGTCAACAAGATCTTGAAAAGCTTATTATACAGCTTCTTCAAAATACAAATCACCAAGATAAGCAAACACAAGATATTAAAATAGAAAGAGTAAAGTCCCTTGCTAAGGGCGCTCTTGATACTATTAGTGATAGTGAGATCAATCTTTTACAAAAAGTAAAAATATATAATCCTCTAATTCCTGAAAGTTATGAGTTTTTAAAATTTATCCCTAAAATTCAAGCTTCTAATAATTGGGTATCAAATAAAATGGGCCACGCAATACATGCATGTGATCCTCATTTAGAATGCAATCGCCTACCGGCCATTTGGTATGAAATGAAAGCAAATATCCAAAATGTTGGAAATTTCTTTGGTATTACTATGCCTGGTGTCCCAGGGTTTGTTATGGGAAGAAGTGATGATACTGCTTTTTCTTTTACTTATGGTTTCATGGATATGGTGGATCATTTTATCGAAGAAGTACGCGATGGAAAGTATCGCTTTGAAACGAACTTTTTTGATTTTAAAGTTCGAAGAGATATTATTAAAAGAAAGAATAAAAAAGATGTCGAAATTTATATTAAAGAAACACATGCTGGTTTTCTAGAGGCAGACAGTGAAATAAAAAATATCAAAGATGGCCACTATTTATCAATGGCATGGTCATGTCGAAAAAGAGGTGGCGCAAAAACTCTTAAGGCAGTTCTGGATATCTTTCATGCAAAAAATGTTGATGATTTATTTAAGTGCGTTTCAGATGTAGCAATAAGTTGTAACTGGCTTCTATCAGATTCTGAAGGTAATATTGGCTACCATCAATCAGGAGTCCTACCTAAGAGAAACT contains:
- a CDS encoding KamA family radical SAM protein, with product MTNIDHSKIPDLEHRNFRNDDFWQKIPAWAGVTRGEFSDHLWQLKNSIRKIDQVKKVLGDKISKEFFEDLQKGQQITPMNIRITPYVFALINWDDPENCPLRKQFLPIGSQFLEDHPMHMADSLSEDVDSPVPMLTHRYPDKVLFLPLTICPVYCSYCTRSRVIGGSTESVEKESYGANQKHWDNVFAYLAQHPKVEDVVISGGDAFMLNPKQIQYIGENLLKIPHIRRIRYATKGIAIFPQKILTDDKWMEALVKVHKLAIGFGKQMVIHTHFSSPLEITKWSQMAMDRLFSEGILVRNQAVLQEGVNNHVDEMVLLTRKLGYMNIQPYYVYMHDMVPGCEHFRTTLGEGEELEKAVRGTTAGFNTPTFVCDLPGGGGKRHVASYEYYDQENGISVWRAPYVKPDKVFTYFDPIHKLAPDAQDRWKDAATRKAMIDEAIKKV
- a CDS encoding penicillin acylase family protein — translated: MEKPNLDFKTNILDNVTRQISTKDVKSFLHAQGYYHGKDRFMQMEMLRLIAQGRLCECLKDTEETFAIDKYMRELGIDYFARQEIDNLDEKTSNLLSYYVNGVNKAMSEGLPFEFKLLSHTPQTWKISDTILTIKAMSFLGLAQGQQDLEKLIIQLLQNTNHQDKQTQDIKIERVKSLAKGALDTISDSEINLLQKVKIYNPLIPESYEFLKFIPKIQASNNWVSNKMGHAIHACDPHLECNRLPAIWYEMKANIQNVGNFFGITMPGVPGFVMGRSDDTAFSFTYGFMDMVDHFIEEVRDGKYRFETNFFDFKVRRDIIKRKNKKDVEIYIKETHAGFLEADSEIKNIKDGHYLSMAWSCRKRGGAKTLKAVLDIFHAKNVDDLFKCVSDVAISCNWLLSDSEGNIGYHQSGVLPKRNFSGLYPIEGYFKQNIWQGYYEGHQLYHFKNPNEKIIATANNRIQDEHFPTAINAPMASYRKDRVTELLVENQKHSTDLFKQMQGDTFSRQADLYINVFKSVFEESDLGRKLINWNRNYDVDNKIAPIFESFYKTLLKTFFSDHLLGKQVTTYCMDETSIIADFYGLFDRIFLTNDIDHIWFKDTADKDTYIAKALKECEQRQADTRWGDINRYKMKHILFDGKLPSFLGFDVDNIEIPGNRSTITQGAVYEAHERTTSFVPSWKMVTDHRNHDVYTVLPGGLSDRRFSKNYKSDLSNWIHGKYRQNSIV